The genomic DNA CGAGAAGCCGAACACACTGGGTTGATTGATAGGGAAAGCAAAGGGCATACTTGTCAATAATGGTCAAGGGAGGGCTGAGGCTGATGGTGAGAACGGTGGCGCGCTGGGTTCTGCTGGCCGTGGTCACCGTCGCTGCCTCCGTCGGCCTGACGCTGCTGGGCGTGCCGTCTGCAGCCCTGTTCGCCGCCCTGGTGGTGGGCATCGTGCTGGCGCTGCTGTCGCTGGCGCCCACCGCGGTGCCGCGGCGGGCCGGACTGGCGGCCCAGGCGGTGCTCGGCGTCTACATCGGCACCATGGTGCACGACGATTCCCTGGCGGCGTTGGGTCCGCACTGGCCGATCGTGGTGACCGTCGTGGTGGCGACCCTGGCCATCTCCGTGCTGGCGGGGGCGCTGATGGGACTGCGCCGCGACGTCACACCGCTGACCGGTGCGTTGGCCCTGGTGGCCGGCGGAGCCTCCGGGCTGGTGGCCATCGCCCGGGAACTCGGTGGTGACGACCGGGTGGTGGCCGTGGTGCAGTACCTGCGGGTGGGTCTGGTGACCGCCACCATGCCGCTGATCGTGCTGTTCATCTTCCACCCCGACCGGTCCCACCCCACCCAGGTCACCGAGATTGCCTCGGCACCTTGGTATGTCAGCGTGGGCCTGATCCTGGCGATCTCCGTGGTGGGGGTGGTGCTCGGCAAGCTGGTGCGGCTGCCCGGGGCCGGGCTGCTGGGTCCGATGGCCATCACCGTGGTGCTGGAGGTCACCGGTCAGGACCTCGGCCTGACGGTCCCGTCGGCTCTGGTGCAGGTGGGCTACGTACTGATCGGGTGGCAGGCCGGCGTTGCCTTCACCCGCGAGTCCCTGAAGTCGGTGGGCCGCGCCATGCCCCTGGCGGTGGCGCTCATCGCGGCGCTGACCATCGCCACGGCGGGCCTGGGTCTGCTGCTGTCGCACGTCAGCGGTGTCACGCCGCTGGAGGGCTATCTCGCGACCAGTCCGGGCGGGGTCTACGCCGTACTGGCCACCGCCGTCGAGACGGGTTCTGACGTCACCTTCATCGTCGCCGCCCAGGTGCTGCGCATCCTGGTGATGCTGTTCGCCGCGCCGTGGATGGCCCGGGGCCTGGTGAAGCTCACCGAACGGTTCGGCGGTCAGAGCCGCGAGATCACCGAGGACAAGAGGGAGCCCATCGCCGTCGCCGACTGACGGCCGGCCTCGAGAACTTCGGCGTGGCTGAGCGGCTCGCCGGTCATGCCGGCAGCCAAGTTGGTCACCAGCGAGATGCCCAGCACCCGTGCGCCCGCTGCCCGGGCGGCGATGGTCTCGTGCACCGTCGACATGCCCACCAGATCGGCGCCCAGGGTGCGCAGCATCCGGATCTCGGCAGGCGTCTCGTAGTGCGGGCCCGGCAGTCCCGCATACACGCCCTCGGTCAGCGTCGGATCGATCTCGCGGGCCAGCGCCCGCAACGCCGGTGCATAGGCGTCCACCAGGTCCACGAACTCCGCGCCCACCAGCGGGGAGCGCGCCGTCAGATTGAGGTGGTCGCTGATCAGCACCGGCTGCCCCACCGCGAAGTCCGCTCGCAGACCACCCGCGGCGTTGGTCAGCACCACGGTGTCCGCGCCGGCAGCGCACGCCGCCCGCACCGGGTGCACCACGTCGGCCAGGTCATGACCTTCATAGGCGTGGATGCGGCCCACCAGGACCAGCACGCGGTGCTGCCCGAGCGGGACCGACAGCACCCGGCCGCCGTGCCCGGCCGCCGTCGGGGTGGTGAACCCCGGCAACTCGGCCATCGGGATCACCACGGTGGGTTCGCCCAGCACCTCGACAGCCGGGGCCCAGCCGGAGCCCAGCACCACGGCCACATCGTGGCGCTCGACGCCGGTGCGCTCGCGGATGGCGGTGGCGGCACGGGACGCTGCGTCGGCGGGGGAGCTCACGAACGGTGAGCGTAATCGCCCGCGGTGGCCGGGACAGGTCACACCTGCGCCAGTGGGATACTGCTGGGATGTCCGACACCGCCGCGTCCTCGACCGTCGAGGACGTCGTCCGTCGTCGCCGCGACGACCTGGTGGCGCTGTCGCATGCCATCCACGCCGAGCCGGAACTGGCCTTCGAGGAATACCGCAGCTGCGCCAAGGTGGCTGCGCTGGTGGCCGAGCGGGGCTTCGAGATCACCGAGAACGCGGGCGGCCTCGCCACCGCGTTCCGGGCGTCCTACGGCAGCGGACCCCTGACCGTGGGCGTGTGTGCCGAGTACGACGCGCTGCCGGAAATCGGTCACGCCTGCGGGCACAACATCATCGCGGCCTCGGCCGTGGGCACCGCGCTCGCGCTGGCTGACGTCGCCGACGATCTCGGGCTGACCGTCGTCCTGGTCGGAACGCCGGCCGAAGAGGCCGGTGGTGGCAAGGTGCTGATGCTCGACGCGGGTGTCTTCGACGACCTGGCAGCCACCGTGATGCTGCACCCGGGGCCCGTCGACATCGCGGCGGCCCGCTCGCTGGCCCTCTCGGAGGTCTGGGTGACCTACCGGGGGCGCGAATCCCACGCGGCGGTGGCGCCCTATCTGGGCGTCAACGCCGCCGACGCGGTGACCGTCACCCAGGTGGCCATCGGCCTACTGCGCCAACAACTCTCACCCGGGCAGATGATGCACGGCATCATCACCGAAGCCGGCCTGGTCCCCAACGTCATCCCGGCCAAGGCGCAGCTGCGCTACACCATGCGGGCCACCGAGACCTCCGCGCTGCGCGATCTCGAGCAGCGGATGGCCGGATGCTTCCAGGCCGGCGCGGTGGCCACCGGATGTGAGTACGACGTCGCCGAGGCGTCGCCGATGTACCAGGAGCTGACGCCCGACGGTTTCCTGGCCGAGACCTTCCGGGCCGAGATGCAGCGGCTGGGGCGTACCCCGCTGCCCGCTGAGATGGAGGCCTCGTTGCCGTTGGGAAGCACGGACATGGGCAATGTCACCAAGGTGATGCCGGGGATCCACCCCGTGGTCGGGGTGGATGCCGGCGGGGCCAGCGTGCACCAGCCGGGCTTCGCCGCGGCCGCGGCGAGCGCCAGCGGTGACACCGCCGTGGTGGAGGGCGCGATCATGCTGGCCCGGACCGTGGTCGCCCTGGCGGAGTCGGCGACCGAGCGGGACCGGGTGCTGGAATTGCAGGAGCGGCGGGTGGCGTCATGAGCATCAGCGACGTCACCGAATCCTGGCTGGCTGCCCACTACGACCAGCTGGTGGCCTGGCGCAGGCACATCCACCGCCATCCCGAATTGGGTCGCCAGGAGTTCGCCACCACCCAGTTCGTCGCCGAACGGTTGGCCGACGCCGGCCTCAACCCCAAGGTGTTGCCCGCCGGAACCGGCCTGACCTGCGACATCGGTCCCGAGCATCGGCCCCGGATCGCGTTGCGCGCCGACATGGATGCCCTACCGATGGCCGAGCGCACCAATCTGCCGTTCGCCTCCGCACTGCCGGGCGTGGCGCATGCCTGCGGACACGACGCCCACACCGCGATCTTGCTGGGCGCAGCACTGGCGCTGAACTCGGTCCCGGACCTGCCGGTGTCGGTGCGTCTGGTGTTCCAGGCCGCCGAGGAACTGATGCCCGGCGGTGCCATCGACGCCATCAACGCCGGAGTGCTGGCTGGGGTGTCCCGCATCTTCGCCCTGCACTGCGACCCGCGGCTGGCCGTCGGGCGGGTGGCCACCATCCCGGGACCCATCACCTCGGCTGCGGATTCGCTGGAGATCACCTTGCACTCGGCGGGCGGGCACACCTCGCGACCGCATCTGACCAGCGATCTGGTCTACGGGCTGGGCGCGCTGATCACCGGCGTGCCCGGCATCCTGTCGCGGCGGGTGGACCCGCGGCACAGCACGGTGATGGTCTGGGGTGCGGTCAACGCCGGCGTGGCCGCCAACGCCATTCCTCAACTCGGCACCCTGGCCGGGACCGTGCGCACCGCCAGTCGCGAGACCTGGCTGGAATTGGAAGCGCTTGTCGGCGAGGCGGTTTCATCGCTGCTGGCACCCCTGGGCATCGCGCACTCGCTGCAGTACAACCGCGGGGTGCCGCCGGTGGTGAACGAGGAGATCTCCACCCGCATCATGACCCACGCGATCGAGGCCATCGGTCCGGAGGTGCTGGCCGACACCCATCAGTCCGGTGGCGGCGAGGACTTCTCCTGGTACCTGGAGGAGGTGCCCGGCGCCATGGCACGCCTGGGTGTCTGGAGCGGGCAGGGGCCGCAGCTGGACCTGCATCAGCCCACCTTCGACCTCGACGAGCGGGCCCTCGGGGTCGGCGTGCGGGTGATGGCCAACCTGGTGGAGCAGAGCGCCGCCTTCTAGATCGCGTTCACACTGCGTCTACCGCGAGGAAGTGCGAGTGAACCTCGCGGTCACCGCAGTGTCAACGCAGGAGCTCAATTGATGGTGCCGGGGCCGATGTTGCGCGCCGGGCGGGTACGCAGGTCGTGGACGTAGTCGGCGGGAGCCCCGGCGATCTCGGCCGCATCGGCCATCACCCCGAGGTAGCGCGCCGACGGCATCCCGCCCTCCCAGGCGTCCAGCACATAGAGCCACGCCAGCACGGGATCGGTTGTGGTGTCCGAAGTTTCGCGGTGGACGCGGCAGCGGATCTTCTTGTGCACCCCGAAGTCGGAACCCTCCCAACGGTCCAGGGTGTCCTCGTCCTCTTTGGTCATGTCATAGAGCACCACGAACACCTTGGCGCTCGGATCCTCGACGATGGTGGCCAGCGCGCCCTCCCAGCCGATGTCCTCGCCGCCGAAGGTCAGCCGCCAGCCGTGCAGCCACCCGGTTCCCGCCATCGGCGAATGCGGCGCACGCTCCCGCATCTGCTCGGGATGCATGTTCGACCCGTAGGCGGCGTAGATCGGCACCCGATGAGCTTAGTCAGAAAGCGGCAGCTGGCCCATATCAGCGCCTCACCGATCCCCACGGGCCGCGATGGCCTAGGTTTGTACGGTGCCAACGCGCATCGTGATCATCGGCGGCGGCCCCGCCGGATATGAAGCGGCCCTGGTGGCTGCGGCTCGGGGTCCAGAAATTCAGGTCACCGTTGTCGACTCCGACGGCCTGGGCGGTGCGTGCGTGCTGTTCGACTGCGTGCCGTCCAAGACGTTCATCGCTTCCACCGGCGTGCGCACCGAACTGCGCCGTGCCGAGGGCCTGGGCTACGACATCGGTATCGACGCCGCCAAGATCGAACTCACCCAGATCAACAACCGGGTCAAGACGCTGGCCCGCAGCCAGTCCGCCGACATCGGCAGCCAGCTGCTCAACCAGCGCGTCACCATCATCGGCGGGCGCGGTGAGCTGGTGGACGACGTGTCAGGGATGGCACACCACCGGGTCAAGGTCAGCACACCCGACGGCAAGACCGGGGTGCTCAAGGCCGACATCGTGCTGATCGCCACCGGCGCCAGCCCGCGCGTGCTGCCCAACGCGGTGCCCGACGGCGAGCGCATCCTGACCTGGCGCCAGCTCTACGACCTCGACGAGCTGCCCGAACACCTGATCATCGTGGGCTCCGGGGTCACCGGTGCGGAGTTCTGCAACGCCTACACCGAACTCGGCGTCGACGTGACCGTGGTGGCCAGCCGCGACCAGATCCTGCCGCACGAGGACCGCGACGCCGCCGCTGCGCTGGAAGAGGTGTTCAACGAGCGGGGTGTGACGCTGGTCAAGAACGCGCGTGCCGACTCGGTGACCCGCTCCGAGCGCGGCGTCGCCGTGACGATGGCCGACGGCCGCGTCGTCGAGGGCAGCCATGCACTGATGACCGTGGGCTCGGTGCCCAACACCGCGGGCCTGGGCCTCGAGCGGGTGGGCGTGGAGCTCAAGCCCGGCGGCTACATCCCGGTGGACCGGGTGTCGCGGACCCCTGCCTCGGGCATCTACGCCGCCGGCGACTGCACGGGGTTGCTGCCGCTGGCGTCGGTGGCCGCCATGCAGGGGCGCATCGCGATGTACCACGCCCTCGGTGAGGGAGTGGCCCCGATCCGGCTGCGGACTGTGGCATCAGCCACATTCACCCGGCCCGAGATCGCCGCCGTCGGCATCCCGCAGACCGCGATCGACGACGGCAGCGTCCCGGCGCGCACCATCATGCTGCCGCTGAACACCAATGCCCGCGCCAAGATGAGCCTGCTGCGGCACGGTTTTGTGAAGATTTTCTGCCGCCCGGCCACCGGCGTGGTGATCGGCGGCGTGGTGGTGGCGCCCATTGCCTCGGAGCTGATCTTGCCCATCGCTCTGGCCGTGCAGAACCGCATCTCGGTGACCGACCTGGCGCAGACGCTGTCGGTGTATCCGTCCCTGTCGGGCTCCATCGTGGAAGCGGCGCGGCGACTGATGGCGCACGACGACCTGGATTAGCCGACGTAGCCTGGAGAACGCTGCAGCGTGTAACCACTGCGACGAGTAACGAGGAGTGCGCGTGACGGACGTCGAACTGGGCACCGGGTCGTTGATGGGTCCTGCAGAACGCCGGCGGGCGTGGGAGCGCCTGGGCGCCGAGCAGTTCGATGTGGTGGTGATCGGCGGAGGCGTCGTCGGCGCCGGGGCTGCGCTGGACGCGGCCACCCGCGGGCTCAAGGTCGCCCTGGTGGAGGCGCGCGATTTCGCCTCCGGCACCTCCAGCCGCTCGTCGAAGATGTTCCACGGCGGGCTGCGGTATCTGGAGCAGCTGGAATTCGGTCTGGTCCGCGAAGCCCTGCACGAGCGCGAGCTGTCCCTGACCACGCTGGCGCCGCATCTGGTTAAGCCGCTCCCGTTTCTGTTCCCGCTGACCAATCGGGTGTGGGAACGCCCGTACATCGCGGCCGGCATCTTCCTCTACGACCAGCTGGGTGGGGCCAAGTCCGTCCCGGCCCAGAAGCACCTGACAAAGTCCGGGGCGCTGCGGCTGGCCCCCGGCCTGAAGCGCAGCGCGCTCATCGGCGGCATCCGCTACTACGACACCGTGGTCGACGACGCCCGCCACACCATGACGGTGGCCCGCACCGCCGCGCATTACGGCGCCGTGGTGCGCACCTCCACGCAGGTGGTGTCGCTGCTGCGTGAGGGCGACCGGGTGATCGGGGTGCGGGTCCGCGACTCCGAGAATGGCGCCGTCGCCGAGGTGCGCGGACATGTGGTGGTCAATGCCACCGGCGTCTGGACCGATGAGATCCAGGCGCTGTCCAAGCAGCGGGGCCGGTTCCGGGTACGGGCCTCCAAGGGTGTGCACATCGTGGTGCCGCGGGACCGGGTCGTCAGCGAAGTGGCGATCATCCTGCGCACGGAGAAGTCGGTGCTGTTCGTCATCCCGTGGGGCACTCACTGGATCATCGGCACCACCGACACCGACTGGAACCTGGATCTGGCGCACCCGGCCGCCACCAAAGCCGACATCGACTACATCCTGGGCCACGTCAACACCGTGCTGGCCACCCCGCTGACCCACGACGACATCGACGGCGTCTACGCCGGGCTGCGCCCGTTGCTGGCCGGCGAGAGTGAAGAGACATCCAAGCTGTCGCGTGAGCATGCGGTGGCCTCTCCCGCACCGGGCCTGGTGGCGATTGCCGGAGGCAAGTACACCACCTACCGAGTGATGGCGGCGGATGCGATCGACCAGGCGTCCCAGTTCATCCCGGCCCGGGTGGCACCGTCCATCACCGAGAAGGTGCCGCTGGTGGGTGCGGACGGTTACTTCGCGTTGATCAACCAGACCGAGCACGTGGGTGCGCGCTACGGGCTGCACCCCTACCGGGTGCGTCATCTGCTGGACCGGTACGGCTCGCTCATCGACGAGGTGTTGGCCCTCGGCGCCGACGACCCCGACTTGCTGACGCCGATCACCGAGGCTCCGGTGTACCTGAAGGTGGAGGCGGCCTACGCCGCCGCGGCCGAAGGAGCGCTGCACCTGGAAGACATCCTGGCGCGCCGCATGCGGATCTCGATCGAGTACCCGCACCGCGGGGTGGACTGTGCCCGCGAAGTGGCCGAGGTGGTGGCGCCGATCCTGGGCTGGAGTGCCGAAGACATCGACCGCGAGGTCGCCACCTACATCGCCCGGGTCGAGGCCGAGGTGCTCTCCCAGACCCAGCCCGACGACGCCTCAGCCGATGCCCTGCGCGCCGCTGCCCCGGAGGCGCGGGCCGAGATCCTCGAACCGGTGCCCTTGACTTGAGGCCGTTGACTTGAGGGCACCGCTGCCGGACCGAGACGGCTTGGGGCCGACGAGGATTCGGCTGCGCGGGGGAGCGGTGCTGGTCGAACTGGCATCGCGGTTCGGGGAGGCGGCGGCGGACAAGGTGTTCGCCGGTGAGGTGGTGGACGCTGACGGCACGGTGGTGACTGCCGCCACCGTCCTGCGCCCGGGGGCGTTCGTGTACCTGTACCGGGACCTGCCCGACGAGGTGGCGGTGCCGTTCGAGATCCCGATTCTGCACCGCGACGACGACCTGGTGGTGGTGGACAAGCCGCACTTCCTGGCCACCATGCCGCGGGGACGGCATGTGGCCCAGACCGCACTGGTGCAGCTGCGGCGGTCGCTGCAGCTGCCCGAACTCTCGCCGGCGCACCGGTTGGACCGCCTGACGGCCGGGGTGCTGATGTTCACCTGTCGCCGTGACATTCGCGGCGCGTATCAGACGCTGTTTGCCCGGGGTGTGGTGCGCAAGACCTATCATGCTGTGGCGCAGGGGGTTCCGCAGGTCGAACTACCCGCAGTGGTGCGTACCCGCATCGTGAAGCACCGCGGTGTGCTGCAGGCGGTGCAGGAGCCGGGCGAACCGAACGCCGAGACGGTGGTGGAAAGTCTTGGCGGGCAGCGCTATCGGTTGACTCCCCGCACCGGCCGCACCCACCAGCTGCGGGTGCACATGGCCTCGATCGGGTTGCCCATTGCCGGTGATCCGTTGTACCCGGACATCGTCGACGTCGCCGCCGACGATTTCAGCACGCCACTGCAGCTGCTGGCGCACACGCTGGAGTTCGACGATCCGCTGACCGGCGCGCCACGGCAATTCGTCTCCGAACGCGACCTGAGTCGTTGACACTGCGGTGGCCGCGACCGCCACTCGAGGATCTTCGCGGTGGGCGCAGTGTGAACGATGGCGTGACGTAGCTCTTGTGCGGCCTCGGTGGAAATGGTCTTGTTGGGGGCCCTGATTACCGAGAGAAGGTTGTGGACATGCGTGCGGCACTGAGTGCGATGGTGGTTCTGACGGTTGGCGCGATGATCGGCGCCGGTGCTGCCGCCGCCGAACCCGCGCCGTCGGCCGAACAGTTGCAGGCCCAGCTGCAGAAGGTGCTCAACCGCTCGCTGCCCGATGCCGAGCGCGCTGCCGAGTTGCAGGGCGGCCTGGCTGCGGTACCCACCGCCAACAACATCGCCGGGGTCATGGACCAGTACAGCTCGATGATGTCGTGGCGGGTGCAGAACGCGTCGCAGCGCGGTGATCAGGTGGACGCCCAGTTGGCGGTGACCATCCCGATCTTCGGCACCAAGACCCATGACATCTACTGGGTCAACTCCGACGGCGCCTGGAAGCTGAGCAACCCCTCGGCGTGTGTGATCGCCCGTGACGCCGCAGGTGTGGACTGCACGGTCTGATCAATTTCTGGCAAAGGAGTGCGCGCCGGCGCTTTGTGTCCGACGATGTGGTGATGCTTCGGAAGCTGGGATCATGGTGCGCGGCGGTGCTGGTGGCCGGCTCGACCTTCGGTGTCGGTGTGGTGACCGCTCCGTCGGCAGAGGCGATCTGCGGTTCCGTCGGCGGCCGCTTCGTGGATGTCAGTGGGTGTTCGGATCCGCTGGCGGAGTTGCAGTATCTGCCGCCACCGCCACCGCCTCCGCCACCCCCACCTCCGCCGCCCCCGCCGGGTGCGCCCCCTCCGCCACCTCCACCTCCACCGCCGCCCCCACCTCCGCCTCCGGTGTATGTGGACCCCACGCCCAACGTGGATGTGTGTGCCAACGTGGGCCGGCGCATCAGCGTCAGTGGGTGCATCTGAGGCGTTCGTCGTAGCAGTTGGTTACCTGCCTTAATCTCGCGGTAACCGCTGCGGGGTTTCCTCCTATTACTCTCTGTTTCACCACAGAGGATGAGGAGGCGGCATGACCGATACCACCGCAGCTGCAGGACCGACCTTTCAGGTGACGCCGGATTTCTGGCGTCAGCTGCCGCAGATGTCGCTCGAAAAGTACCCCGGCACGCAGGGATTCATCGACGACGTCTATGTCAACCCCGAAAGCGTGCCGATGTGCGCGGGGTACTTCGAGCTGCGCCACACCGAGGCGCCGCTGGACTACTACTACGACTACGACGAGATGAAGGTCGTCCTCGAGGGCGAGTTCCGGCTCGAGAACGTCGACACCGGGCAGGTGCAGATCGCCAAGGCCAAGGACGCGATCTTCTTCCCCAAGGGCTCGCGAATCCTGTTCTCGACGCCGGATCGCGGGTTGGCGTTCTACGTCGGATACCGCTCCTTCGCGCCCTGACGACGTGACGCTCGCCGCGCCCGCACTCGAGACCTACCGGGTGCAACCCGGTTCGATCACCGCGATTCGGGTTCATCCCGGTGACCACCTCGACGTCATCGACCAGTTCGGCCGGCAGCCGGCCGAACTGACAGTGCTCTCTTCCAACCCCGGGGCCGTTCCCGGCGCCCCGGCCGATGCTCCCGCCACTGTGCTGCAGCGACTGGTGCCCGGCGACGAAGAAGACGGTTACGCGGCTCGTCGCATCCTGGGCATGGTGGCCTCCTACGGGGTGGTCGCAGATGAGGCGCGGGCCACGCGCCTGTTCGACGGGCACACCCGCGCGGGTGCCCTGGTGGGGTTCGATGTCGACGACGACGCGGTGCTGCTGCTGGCTGCTCCCGCGGTGCCGATGCAGATCGACAGTCTGGAGCCCAATCCACCGTCGGAGCTGTGGGTCCACCTGCGCCGCGCCGACCCCACCCGGATGGGCCCGGTGGAATTGCCTGCGCCACTGGCCGAGCCACTGCTGGACATGCGCATCGACGCCTCCACCGCGCTGGACTATCAGGTCAAGGCCGGGCAGTTCATCCAGATCATCGACGTCGAGGGCCGGCAGTGCTCGGACTTCCTGGCCTTCGACGCCCGGGCGCTGCAGGACGGCCGGGAGTTCGGCCTCGATGCCACCACCACCCGCACCATCGTCGGAAGCGCCTACCCGCAGCCGGGTCTGCGGGGGAAGTTCTTCGACGCCAGGGGGGCGGCGCTGGTGGAAGTGGTGCGCGACACCGTGGGGCGCCACGACACCTTCGGGTTGGCCTGCAACGCCAAGTATTACGAGGACATGGGCTACCCGGGTCACATCAACTGCACCGACAACTTCAACGCCGCCCTATCGACGTACGGGGTGCGCAGGCGCACCGGTTGGCCCGCCCTGAACCTGTTCTACAACACCGCTTTCGACGCGGCGCACCAGCTGGTGATGGACGAGCCCTGGTCACGGGCAGGTGACTACGTGTTGCTGCGGGCCACCGCCGACCTGGTGTGCGCCTCATCGGCCTGCCCGGACGACATCGATCCGGCCAACGGCTGGATTCCCACCGATATCCATGTGCGCGTTTACGATTCGACCAGGAGGTTCTCCGTGGCGCTGGGCCATCGCGTCACCCCGGATGCCGAGACGGTGCTGACCAAGAAGACCGCCTTCGCGTCGCGCACCGAACCGCTGACCCGGCACTTCACCGAGTACGCCGGCTACTGGCTACCCAGCACCTTCGAGGCTCACGGGGCGCAGCAGGAGTACTGGGCCTGCCGGGAGCGGGCCGCTGTGATGGATCTGTCGGCCCTGCGCAAGTACGAGGTGCTGGGCCCCGACGCCGAGGCATTGCTGCAGTGGGCGCTCACCCGCGATGTCCGACGGTTGTCCCAGGGGCAGGTGGTGTATTCGGCGATGTGTACCGACACCGGTGGCATGATGGACGACTGCACGCTCTTCCGGTTGGGCGACAACAATTTCCGCTTTGTCGGTGGCGACCCCTACGACGGGGAATGGCTACGTGAGCAGGCCGCCCGGCGTGGCCTGAGTCAGGTGTGGATCAAGGACTCCAGCGACCATCTGCACAACATCGCCGTGCAGGGACCGGCCAGCCGCGACCTGCTCGCCGACGTCATCTGGACCCCGCCCACCCAGCCGACCTTGCGTGAACTCGGCTGGTTCCGGTTCCTGATCGGCCGCCTCGGCGGACCGGCGGGGCCACCGGTGCTGGTGTCGCGGACGGGGTACACCGGTGAACTCGGCTACGAGGTCTGGGCCCACCCGCGTGATGCGGCCGCCGCCTGGGATGCGGTGTGGGCGGCGGGTGCGCCGCACGGGCTGTTGCCGCTGGGTCTGGACGCACTCGAGATGTTGCGGGTGGAAGCGGGTCTGGTGGCCAAGGGCACCGAATTCGACGACCAGACCGACCCCTGGGAAGCCGGGGTGGGGTTCACGGTGCCGCTGAAGTCCAAGGCGCACGACTTCCTGGGCCGCGAGGCGTTGATCGAGCGCAAAGCCCACCCGCAACGCGTGCTGGTGGGCCTGCGCATGGAGGGCAATGACACTGTCGGGCACGGCGACTGCGTGCACCTCGGCCGAAGCCAGGTCGGCGTGGTCACCTCCGGTGTGCGTTCGCCGGTGCTCAGTGCATCCATCGCCCTGTGCCGCATGGCAATCCAACACGCCGACATCGGCACGACTGTCGAGATCGGCAAGCTCGACGGTCACCGCAAGCGTCTCCCGGCCACCGTCGTCCGGTTCCCCTTCTACGACCCCGAC from Mycolicibacterium tokaiense includes the following:
- a CDS encoding cupin domain-containing protein — encoded protein: MTDTTAAAGPTFQVTPDFWRQLPQMSLEKYPGTQGFIDDVYVNPESVPMCAGYFELRHTEAPLDYYYDYDEMKVVLEGEFRLENVDTGQVQIAKAKDAIFFPKGSRILFSTPDRGLAFYVGYRSFAP
- a CDS encoding RNA-binding protein, which codes for MLRKLGSWCAAVLVAGSTFGVGVVTAPSAEAICGSVGGRFVDVSGCSDPLAELQYLPPPPPPPPPPPPPPPPGAPPPPPPPPPPPPPPPPVYVDPTPNVDVCANVGRRISVSGCI
- a CDS encoding DUF1989 domain-containing protein, translating into MTLAAPALETYRVQPGSITAIRVHPGDHLDVIDQFGRQPAELTVLSSNPGAVPGAPADAPATVLQRLVPGDEEDGYAARRILGMVASYGVVADEARATRLFDGHTRAGALVGFDVDDDAVLLLAAPAVPMQIDSLEPNPPSELWVHLRRADPTRMGPVELPAPLAEPLLDMRIDASTALDYQVKAGQFIQIIDVEGRQCSDFLAFDARALQDGREFGLDATTTRTIVGSAYPQPGLRGKFFDARGAALVEVVRDTVGRHDTFGLACNAKYYEDMGYPGHINCTDNFNAALSTYGVRRRTGWPALNLFYNTAFDAAHQLVMDEPWSRAGDYVLLRATADLVCASSACPDDIDPANGWIPTDIHVRVYDSTRRFSVALGHRVTPDAETVLTKKTAFASRTEPLTRHFTEYAGYWLPSTFEAHGAQQEYWACRERAAVMDLSALRKYEVLGPDAEALLQWALTRDVRRLSQGQVVYSAMCTDTGGMMDDCTLFRLGDNNFRFVGGDPYDGEWLREQAARRGLSQVWIKDSSDHLHNIAVQGPASRDLLADVIWTPPTQPTLRELGWFRFLIGRLGGPAGPPVLVSRTGYTGELGYEVWAHPRDAAAAWDAVWAAGAPHGLLPLGLDALEMLRVEAGLVAKGTEFDDQTDPWEAGVGFTVPLKSKAHDFLGREALIERKAHPQRVLVGLRMEGNDTVGHGDCVHLGRSQVGVVTSGVRSPVLSASIALCRMAIQHADIGTTVEIGKLDGHRKRLPATVVRFPFYDPDKTRPRS
- a CDS encoding pseudouridine synthase, encoding MGPTRIRLRGGAVLVELASRFGEAAADKVFAGEVVDADGTVVTAATVLRPGAFVYLYRDLPDEVAVPFEIPILHRDDDLVVVDKPHFLATMPRGRHVAQTALVQLRRSLQLPELSPAHRLDRLTAGVLMFTCRRDIRGAYQTLFARGVVRKTYHAVAQGVPQVELPAVVRTRIVKHRGVLQAVQEPGEPNAETVVESLGGQRYRLTPRTGRTHQLRVHMASIGLPIAGDPLYPDIVDVAADDFSTPLQLLAHTLEFDDPLTGAPRQFVSERDLSR